Proteins from a single region of Hymenobacter aquaticus:
- a CDS encoding M16 family metallopeptidase, with protein sequence MKHTFSRLLLAAALLGPAGAFSTQAADVVELRQPNSSKVVVKLQFRNGSSSDPVGKEGLTFLTSQLVTEGGTKAMTAAQLKDFLYPMATRYYATTDKEVTTFTFEFHRDFIDKFYPVLQGLVLTPTFTEEDFGRVKSNLQNYVEQVIRASSDEDYSKFALEDQLFRGTRFQHMTRGTAAGVKNITLDDVKKHYAAAFGKDNLTIGIAGNYPESFAKKLQADLDKLPKSTAKAVVPTVAAPKGIHVEIISKTDALGSAIYAGFPIQTTRANDDFAALMVANSYLGEHRKSYGKLYDKIRTTRSMNYGDYSYIEWYENGGQNMLPVPGVPRHANYASLWLRPVQIAEGLRKQYPTELGGLTVGHAPFALRMAVREMDNIVKNGLSKADFELTRTFLRSYVKLYGTTPSKQLGFLLDSKFYGRKDYLKELDGQLAKLTLDDVNKAIRKHWQTQNMYVTIVTDDSEAQPLADVLKQNTPSPMSYAKVVSEGLPKDVVAEDAQVATYKLNVTEVKVIDTKDTFK encoded by the coding sequence ATGAAACATACTTTTTCCCGCTTGCTGCTGGCGGCGGCCCTGCTGGGCCCGGCCGGTGCTTTTTCTACGCAGGCCGCCGACGTGGTGGAGCTGCGCCAGCCCAACTCCTCGAAAGTGGTGGTGAAGCTGCAGTTCCGCAACGGCTCCTCCTCCGACCCCGTGGGCAAGGAAGGCTTGACTTTCCTGACGAGCCAGCTCGTGACCGAAGGCGGCACCAAGGCCATGACGGCCGCCCAGCTCAAGGACTTCCTCTACCCGATGGCCACGCGCTACTACGCCACCACCGACAAGGAAGTCACGACCTTTACCTTCGAGTTTCACCGCGACTTTATCGACAAGTTTTACCCCGTGCTGCAAGGCCTAGTGCTGACCCCGACCTTCACGGAGGAAGACTTCGGCCGGGTGAAGTCCAACCTGCAGAACTACGTGGAGCAGGTAATCCGGGCCTCCTCGGATGAGGACTACAGCAAGTTTGCCCTCGAAGACCAGCTTTTCCGCGGCACCCGCTTCCAGCACATGACGCGCGGCACGGCCGCCGGGGTCAAGAATATCACCCTGGACGACGTAAAAAAGCACTACGCCGCCGCCTTCGGCAAAGACAACCTGACCATCGGCATTGCCGGCAACTACCCCGAGTCGTTTGCCAAAAAGCTGCAGGCCGACCTCGACAAGCTGCCCAAGAGCACCGCTAAAGCCGTGGTACCCACCGTGGCGGCTCCCAAAGGCATCCACGTCGAAATCATCAGCAAGACCGACGCCCTAGGCTCGGCCATCTATGCCGGCTTCCCCATCCAGACCACCCGCGCCAACGACGACTTCGCGGCCCTGATGGTGGCCAACTCGTACCTGGGTGAGCACCGCAAAAGCTACGGCAAGCTCTACGACAAGATCCGGACGACCCGCTCGATGAACTACGGCGACTACAGCTACATCGAGTGGTACGAAAACGGCGGCCAGAACATGCTGCCCGTGCCCGGCGTGCCCCGCCACGCCAACTACGCCAGCCTGTGGCTGCGCCCCGTGCAGATTGCCGAGGGCCTGCGCAAGCAGTATCCTACCGAGCTGGGCGGCCTCACCGTGGGCCACGCCCCGTTTGCCCTGCGCATGGCCGTGCGCGAAATGGACAACATCGTGAAGAACGGCCTGAGCAAAGCCGACTTCGAGCTGACGCGCACCTTCCTGCGCTCCTACGTGAAGCTCTACGGCACCACGCCGTCCAAGCAGCTGGGCTTTTTGCTCGACTCGAAGTTTTACGGCCGCAAGGATTATCTCAAGGAGCTGGACGGGCAGCTGGCCAAGCTGACCCTGGACGACGTGAACAAGGCCATCCGCAAGCACTGGCAGACCCAAAACATGTACGTGACCATCGTCACGGACGACAGCGAGGCCCAGCCCCTGGCCGACGTGCTGAAGCAGAACACGCCCTCGCCCATGAGCTACGCCAAAGTGGTGAGCGAAGGGTTGCCGAAGGACGTAGTGGCCGAAGACGCGCAGGTAGCCACCTACAAGCTGAACGTGACGGAAGTGAAAGTAATTGACACGAAAGACACGTTTAAGTAA
- a CDS encoding T9SS type A sorting domain-containing protein, with product MKATLLKTIILLLAVLLSAPATFAKGRRDEKPGRREVKAYYEANVLPVVRQQRLKLDAQLSADDKAQLATYRQQLQQLRQRGKSLLETLPPGAARPALTDAQQQQVQQLRSESREIMVKVGLLAKKYEAPMTQLSQEIQPQKEKWSTDLKALTAKYATPGQLEKRRDSGHAAGKLNHFFRPARFLLLDPAAPAPQPAAGPATGLSVYPNPAVGSNQLEYAVKKAGPVTIEILDGRGNTLRPLVQNQPQEKGSHTLSTDLSDLPGGTYFYKITTRTGTETKRFVKQ from the coding sequence ATGAAAGCAACCCTGCTCAAAACCATTATTCTGCTGCTGGCCGTGCTGCTGAGCGCCCCCGCCACCTTCGCTAAGGGCCGCCGCGACGAAAAGCCCGGCCGCCGGGAAGTGAAAGCCTATTACGAGGCCAACGTGCTGCCCGTAGTGCGGCAGCAGCGCCTGAAGCTGGACGCCCAGCTCTCGGCCGACGACAAAGCCCAGCTGGCCACGTACCGCCAACAGCTCCAGCAGCTGCGCCAGCGCGGCAAAAGTCTGCTCGAAACCCTGCCGCCCGGCGCCGCCCGCCCCGCCCTGACCGACGCCCAGCAGCAGCAGGTGCAGCAGCTGCGCTCCGAAAGCCGGGAAATCATGGTGAAAGTGGGCTTGCTGGCCAAGAAGTACGAGGCCCCGATGACGCAGCTCAGCCAGGAAATCCAGCCCCAGAAGGAGAAGTGGAGCACGGATCTGAAAGCCCTTACGGCCAAGTACGCCACGCCCGGGCAGCTGGAAAAGCGCCGGGATTCTGGCCACGCCGCCGGTAAGCTCAACCACTTCTTCCGCCCCGCCCGCTTTCTGCTGCTCGACCCCGCCGCCCCGGCTCCCCAGCCCGCCGCCGGCCCGGCAACTGGCCTGAGCGTGTACCCCAACCCCGCGGTGGGCAGCAACCAGCTGGAATACGCGGTGAAGAAAGCCGGGCCCGTCACGATTGAAATCCTGGATGGCCGCGGCAACACCCTGCGCCCCCTGGTGCAGAACCAGCCGCAGGAAAAAGGCAGCCACACGCTCAGCACCGACCTCTCGGATTTGCCCGGCGGCACCTACTTCTACAAAATCACAACCCGCACCGGCACCGAAACCAAGCGCTTCGTCAAGCAATAA
- a CDS encoding class I SAM-dependent methyltransferase, with product MSLADAGFDRVAAFYDPLARLVFGDALRRAQQWALQALPAGRPRVLIIGGGTGWVLGEVLQRQPEARVLYLEASAVMLAKSRETLLRQHPQRAGQVEFRLGTEQALQATESFDAIITFFFLDLFAPERLRAILSRLNQARRPAAPWLVADFRPARPLWQRGLLAAMYGFFRLTTGISGRQMPDLGRELAAFGLRRQQQQLFFRGMVEGAVFG from the coding sequence ATGTCTCTCGCCGATGCCGGTTTCGACCGGGTAGCTGCTTTCTACGATCCGCTGGCCCGCCTCGTGTTTGGCGACGCCCTGCGGCGCGCCCAGCAGTGGGCCCTGCAAGCTCTGCCGGCCGGCCGGCCCCGGGTGCTCATTATCGGGGGCGGCACGGGCTGGGTGCTGGGCGAAGTGCTGCAACGCCAGCCCGAGGCCCGGGTGCTGTACCTGGAAGCCTCGGCCGTGATGCTGGCCAAGTCGCGCGAGACGCTGCTGCGCCAGCACCCGCAGCGGGCCGGGCAGGTCGAGTTCCGGCTGGGCACCGAGCAGGCTTTGCAGGCCACCGAGTCGTTCGACGCCATCATCACCTTCTTTTTCCTGGATCTGTTTGCCCCCGAGCGGCTACGGGCCATCCTGAGCCGGCTCAACCAGGCGCGGCGGCCCGCCGCGCCCTGGCTGGTCGCCGATTTCCGACCGGCCCGCCCCCTCTGGCAACGGGGGCTGCTGGCGGCCATGTACGGCTTTTTTCGCCTTACCACCGGCATCAGCGGCCGGCAGATGCCCGACCTGGGGCGGGAACTGGCCGCTTTTGGGTTACGGCGGCAGCAACAGCAGCTGTTTTTCCGGGGCATGGTCGAAGGCGCGGTATTCGGCTGA
- a CDS encoding phosphatase PAP2 family protein, which translates to MQKLYTRLLTLLTFLAVEVGVLLLVFLTTLTAFYYLTRVVFEQRSMLLDQAAFDYVDQLRAAAPALTPWVVGVTFFASAPFLVAAGVIVPLGLAWRKRRREALEVFLAVAGSALLNQLFKTHFHRLRPDTALFPQVGLSFPSGHAMIGTALYGCVAWLLWRHGRHPLLGLGLVLWAVLIGLTRIYLHVHYATDVLAGFAAGLGWLVLLRSGLQLWWRR; encoded by the coding sequence ATGCAAAAGCTTTATACCCGCCTGCTTACCCTGCTGACCTTTCTGGCCGTGGAAGTAGGCGTGCTGCTGCTGGTGTTTCTGACGACGCTGACCGCCTTTTACTACCTCACCCGGGTCGTGTTCGAGCAGCGCTCCATGCTGCTGGACCAAGCGGCTTTCGACTACGTAGACCAGCTGCGGGCCGCCGCCCCGGCCCTCACGCCCTGGGTGGTAGGCGTTACCTTCTTTGCCTCGGCACCGTTTCTGGTAGCGGCCGGCGTGATAGTTCCGCTGGGGCTGGCGTGGCGCAAGCGGCGGCGCGAGGCCCTGGAAGTTTTTCTGGCCGTGGCGGGCAGCGCCCTGCTCAACCAGCTGTTCAAAACCCACTTTCACCGCCTGCGCCCCGATACGGCCCTGTTTCCGCAAGTGGGCCTGAGCTTCCCCAGCGGCCACGCCATGATTGGCACGGCGCTCTACGGCTGCGTGGCCTGGCTGCTCTGGCGCCACGGCCGGCACCCGCTGCTGGGCCTGGGCTTGGTGCTTTGGGCCGTACTCATCGGCCTGACGCGCATCTACCTGCACGTGCACTACGCTACCGACGTGCTGGCCGGCTTCGCCGCCGGCCTGGGCTGGCTGGTTCTGTTGCGCTCCGGCCTACAGCTCTGGTGGAGACGCTAA
- a CDS encoding MFS transporter has product MPRDSRLRLLYAIILLDVIVGAAIGPIMPEFVRGLPQPQLWLSVGTALFLGVQLFSAPVLGKLSDGFGRRPILIVAALGTLLANCLLLPVRAGLYFTNRLSDGLTNGMYATVRSAITDVSAKEDLFKNLGIEGAIISLGFVLGPMAAGVLLTTLAVPPGRQASVVVGLAVALAALNVLLSLALRETHTQRTGVRGAELRAELSRSVNVLTIWSRLQAKDTSGRGLRAIVWMQVALTMSTGYYFYFVPFASLGPQRMDAQALSYFFMFFGSLSIAINYIFYTYFADRINQRKAIFRLALVSVPVLAAYGLVGASRPLLYLIITLDCLTLSLIQGLLEGLLAQRTTEEDRGEIFGLNQAVQGLASFATILVCGGLSVVRLELPFAWFAACMAAVAWQAWRSLRPAA; this is encoded by the coding sequence ATGCCCCGCGACTCCCGCCTGCGGCTGCTCTACGCCATTATCCTGCTGGATGTCATTGTGGGAGCGGCCATTGGGCCGATTATGCCGGAGTTTGTGCGCGGACTGCCCCAACCGCAGCTGTGGCTGTCGGTGGGCACGGCGCTGTTTCTGGGCGTGCAGCTGTTTTCGGCCCCGGTGCTGGGCAAGCTCTCCGACGGCTTTGGGCGGCGGCCCATTCTGATTGTGGCGGCCCTGGGCACATTGCTGGCCAACTGCCTGCTGCTGCCGGTGCGGGCCGGGCTTTACTTCACTAACCGCCTGAGCGACGGACTCACCAACGGCATGTACGCCACCGTCCGCTCGGCCATTACCGACGTTTCGGCCAAGGAGGACCTGTTCAAAAACCTGGGCATCGAGGGCGCCATTATTTCCCTGGGCTTCGTGCTGGGCCCGATGGCGGCCGGCGTGCTGCTTACCACGCTGGCCGTGCCCCCGGGCCGGCAGGCCAGCGTCGTGGTAGGGTTGGCCGTGGCCCTGGCCGCCCTGAACGTGCTGCTCAGTCTGGCCCTGCGCGAAACCCACACGCAGCGCACCGGTGTGCGCGGGGCCGAGCTGCGCGCCGAGCTGAGCCGCTCAGTCAACGTGCTGACCATCTGGAGCCGCCTGCAGGCCAAGGACACGTCCGGCCGGGGCCTGCGGGCCATTGTATGGATGCAGGTGGCTCTGACGATGAGCACGGGCTATTATTTCTACTTCGTACCCTTTGCCAGCCTGGGGCCGCAGCGCATGGACGCGCAGGCGCTGTCGTACTTTTTCATGTTTTTCGGTAGCCTCAGCATTGCCATCAACTACATCTTCTACACGTATTTCGCCGACCGGATCAACCAGCGCAAAGCCATTTTCCGGCTGGCCCTGGTGAGCGTACCGGTGCTGGCGGCCTACGGGCTGGTAGGCGCTTCCCGGCCCCTGCTCTACCTCATTATCACCCTCGACTGCCTGACGCTGTCCTTGATTCAGGGCTTGCTGGAGGGGCTGCTGGCCCAGCGCACTACGGAGGAAGACCGGGGCGAGATTTTCGGGCTGAACCAGGCGGTGCAGGGCCTGGCCAGCTTTGCTACTATTCTGGTGTGCGGCGGGCTGTCGGTGGTGCGCCTGGAGCTGCCCTTTGCCTGGTTTGCCGCCTGCATGGCCGCCGTAGCCTGGCAGGCGTGGCGCAGCCTGCGGCCGGCGGCTTAG
- a CDS encoding GAF domain-containing protein, producing MLREPTARPVATSPAFPFKTTLSLEPIIAYWRARETDPNPGVALLARSIGEQVAEAPWCRGTITDLSVLDCSCDLVETLMMAVFPPASFATDISGAVPPFQRLSFYHTPRFADVLLNANKTVKQPLNFDTRTMDIYMARMVYQLILDKVYGVYLPLQGTIIFTVPDYNIGSYRHYGVGYNSTFVDVRVVGEKPELTPEQIEHLSHNLHRADLWHELLPPERFELEGFNILHLVDVTEQEILSELKYDLLERDVLQASDRLEQIQEKLRVLFGRPFLQLGIAAYDEKKQAFVDFGRKINHSFLTKQLNNQDASSGFRRIYNQLLQDRQPLVLQNVEQADIPEDLRQQILGIGIKSTILALLPYGDDTVGLLELGSPNIGDLDEFCIEQVTQFVPLFAVAVKRNSEEIQTRVQAIIKEKFTAIHPTMEWRFTDAALNLLNKIEDGNKNAEMEDIVFHEVYPLHGASDIRGSSTARNEAIQGDLIEHLTLANKVLKKASDFQQLPILDELKFYVNKNLRRLRQGILTGDEVSIFESLKTEVEPLFEYLATNTPELRPVIAQYWNNMDPELGILYKRRKDFEQSVTLLNDTVSDYLDEEEAKAQEMFPHYFQRFKTDGVEHNIYVGASLVENKPFDLVFLKNLRLWQLLVTVEITRRTAALKAKLAVPLETTQLILIHGQPLSIRFRQDERQFDVDGAYNIRYEIIKKRVDKATVLGTGERLTQPGKIALVYAQLREAAEYMEYIDYLQDRGLLTPEVEELELEELQGVKGLLALRVTVKI from the coding sequence ATGCTACGAGAACCCACCGCCCGCCCTGTTGCTACCTCCCCGGCTTTTCCGTTCAAGACGACGCTGAGCCTGGAGCCGATTATTGCCTACTGGCGGGCCCGCGAAACCGACCCCAACCCCGGCGTGGCCCTGCTGGCCCGCTCCATCGGCGAGCAGGTAGCCGAGGCGCCCTGGTGCCGCGGCACCATTACCGACCTGAGCGTGCTCGACTGCAGCTGCGACCTGGTCGAGACGCTGATGATGGCCGTGTTTCCGCCCGCCTCCTTCGCCACCGACATCAGCGGGGCCGTGCCGCCGTTTCAGCGGCTGAGCTTCTACCACACGCCCCGGTTTGCCGACGTGCTGCTGAACGCCAACAAAACGGTGAAGCAGCCCCTGAACTTCGACACCCGCACCATGGACATCTACATGGCCCGCATGGTGTACCAGCTGATTCTGGACAAGGTGTACGGCGTGTACCTGCCCCTGCAAGGCACGATTATCTTCACCGTCCCGGACTATAACATCGGCTCCTACCGGCACTACGGCGTGGGTTACAACTCCACCTTCGTGGATGTGCGCGTGGTGGGCGAAAAACCCGAATTGACGCCCGAGCAGATTGAGCACCTGAGCCACAACCTGCACCGCGCCGACCTCTGGCACGAGCTGCTGCCGCCCGAGCGGTTCGAGCTGGAAGGCTTCAACATCCTGCACCTGGTCGACGTGACCGAGCAGGAAATTCTTTCTGAGCTGAAATACGACCTGCTGGAGCGTGACGTGCTCCAGGCCTCCGACCGGCTCGAACAGATTCAGGAGAAGCTGCGCGTGCTCTTTGGCCGGCCGTTTCTGCAGCTCGGCATTGCGGCCTACGACGAGAAAAAGCAGGCTTTCGTGGACTTTGGCCGCAAAATCAACCATAGCTTCCTCACCAAGCAGCTCAACAATCAGGACGCCAGCTCGGGCTTCCGCCGCATCTACAACCAGCTCTTGCAGGACCGCCAGCCGCTGGTGCTCCAGAACGTAGAGCAGGCCGATATTCCCGAAGATCTGCGCCAGCAGATTCTGGGCATCGGCATCAAGAGCACCATCCTGGCTTTGCTGCCCTACGGCGACGATACGGTGGGGCTGCTGGAGCTGGGCTCGCCCAACATCGGCGACCTGGACGAGTTCTGCATCGAGCAGGTCACGCAGTTCGTGCCCTTGTTTGCGGTGGCCGTCAAGCGCAATTCCGAGGAAATCCAGACCCGGGTGCAGGCCATTATCAAGGAGAAGTTCACGGCCATTCACCCCACGATGGAGTGGCGCTTTACCGATGCGGCCCTGAACCTGCTCAACAAGATTGAGGACGGCAACAAAAACGCCGAAATGGAGGACATCGTCTTCCACGAGGTCTACCCGCTGCACGGCGCCAGCGACATTCGCGGCAGCAGCACGGCCCGCAACGAAGCCATTCAGGGCGACCTGATTGAGCACCTGACCCTGGCCAACAAGGTCCTGAAAAAAGCCTCCGACTTCCAGCAGCTCCCGATTCTGGACGAGTTGAAGTTCTACGTCAACAAAAACCTGCGCCGCCTGCGCCAGGGCATCCTCACGGGCGACGAGGTCAGCATTTTCGAGTCGCTGAAGACGGAAGTGGAGCCGCTGTTCGAATATCTGGCTACCAATACGCCCGAGCTGCGGCCCGTTATTGCGCAGTACTGGAACAACATGGACCCCGAGCTGGGCATCCTCTACAAGCGCCGCAAGGACTTCGAGCAGAGCGTGACCCTGCTCAACGACACGGTGAGCGACTACCTCGACGAGGAAGAAGCCAAGGCCCAGGAGATGTTTCCGCACTACTTCCAGCGCTTCAAAACCGACGGCGTGGAGCACAACATCTACGTGGGCGCGTCGCTGGTCGAAAACAAGCCGTTTGACCTGGTATTCCTGAAAAACCTGCGCCTCTGGCAATTGCTGGTGACGGTGGAAATCACGCGCCGCACCGCCGCCCTCAAGGCTAAGCTGGCCGTGCCCCTGGAAACCACCCAGCTCATCCTGATTCACGGCCAGCCCCTGAGCATCCGCTTCCGCCAGGACGAGCGGCAGTTCGACGTGGACGGGGCCTACAACATCCGCTACGAAATCATCAAGAAGCGCGTGGACAAGGCCACCGTGCTGGGCACCGGCGAGCGGCTCACCCAGCCCGGTAAAATAGCCTTGGTTTACGCCCAGCTTCGCGAAGCCGCCGAGTACATGGAGTACATCGACTACCTGCAAGACCGCGGCCTGCTCACACCCGAAGTAGAAGAGCTGGAGCTGGAAGAGCTGCAAGGCGTAAAAGGCCTGCTGGCCCTGCGGGTCACGGTGAAAATTTAA
- a CDS encoding M61 family metallopeptidase, with protein sequence MRKSAATLLLALALPVAALAQAPVHYSVAFPNAVHHEAQVTVVFSELPSGPLQVRMARSSPGRYALHEFAKNVYDVKATDSKGKALAISRPDPYGWDVSGHDGTVRFTYTLFGDRTDGTYAGIDQVHAHLNMPATLAYGKGQEQRPAEVKFELPAGWQAATQLRPDAAKGTYYAPNMQYLMDSPTSLGPQKVRTWQQQGRTIEMAVLHEGTDAELDAYVEQTKKIVREAAAVFGELPAYDFGRYTFVANYLPQTSGDGMEHRNSTSLTSNRPLRGPGALDNLGTVSHEFFHAWNVERIRPRDLEPFDFDRANMSNSLWFAEGFTQYYGELLLRRAGIYSDEQYCQEALSGLVSALLTAPGAARYSPVQMSQQAPFVDAAAAIDPNNRSNTYLSYYYIGGANALALDLLLRQNHKTTLDAYMRAMWEQHGKEQQNYAPAKPYTLADLQRVLGQVSKDTAFAGQFFRQHILGHELPKFDELLAPAGLLVRRARAGQVALGSRLSFNSADSTASIGTPFLGSPLYQAGLDREDVLRTIDGQRLSSPKAVQELLAARKPGDVVAVEYRTRGGLRTAQLTLTEDPTLEVVPYETVQRPVTKAMKKFRADWLNGKAR encoded by the coding sequence ATGCGGAAATCTGCCGCCACTCTCCTGCTGGCCCTGGCTTTGCCCGTCGCGGCCCTGGCCCAGGCCCCCGTTCACTACAGCGTCGCGTTTCCAAATGCGGTACACCACGAAGCCCAGGTAACGGTCGTGTTTTCGGAGCTGCCCAGTGGCCCCTTGCAGGTGCGCATGGCCCGCAGCTCGCCGGGCCGCTACGCCCTGCACGAGTTTGCCAAAAACGTGTACGACGTGAAAGCCACCGACTCGAAAGGCAAAGCCCTGGCCATCAGCCGGCCCGACCCCTACGGCTGGGACGTGAGCGGCCACGACGGCACCGTGCGCTTCACCTACACCCTGTTTGGCGACCGGACCGACGGCACCTACGCCGGCATCGACCAGGTGCACGCCCACCTGAACATGCCCGCCACGCTGGCCTACGGCAAAGGCCAGGAACAGCGGCCGGCGGAGGTGAAGTTTGAGCTGCCGGCCGGCTGGCAGGCCGCCACCCAGCTGCGCCCCGATGCCGCCAAGGGTACCTACTACGCGCCCAACATGCAGTACCTGATGGACAGCCCGACCTCGCTGGGGCCGCAGAAAGTGCGCACCTGGCAGCAGCAGGGCCGCACCATCGAAATGGCGGTGCTGCACGAGGGCACCGATGCCGAGCTGGACGCCTACGTGGAGCAAACCAAGAAAATCGTGCGGGAGGCCGCCGCCGTCTTCGGCGAGCTGCCCGCCTACGACTTCGGCCGCTACACCTTCGTGGCCAACTACCTGCCCCAAACCAGCGGCGACGGGATGGAACACCGCAACTCGACCTCGCTGACCAGCAACCGCCCCCTGCGCGGCCCCGGCGCGCTGGACAACCTGGGCACCGTGTCGCACGAGTTTTTCCACGCCTGGAACGTGGAGCGCATCCGCCCCCGCGACCTGGAGCCCTTCGACTTCGACCGGGCCAACATGAGCAACTCGCTCTGGTTTGCCGAGGGCTTCACCCAGTACTACGGCGAGCTGCTGCTGCGCCGGGCTGGCATCTACTCCGACGAGCAGTACTGCCAGGAGGCGCTGTCGGGGCTGGTTAGCGCCCTGCTGACCGCGCCGGGAGCCGCCCGCTACTCGCCGGTGCAGATGAGCCAGCAGGCCCCCTTCGTGGATGCCGCCGCCGCCATCGACCCCAACAACCGCAGCAACACGTATCTGTCGTACTATTACATCGGCGGGGCCAATGCCCTGGCTTTGGACCTGCTGCTGCGCCAGAACCACAAAACCACGCTCGATGCCTACATGCGGGCCATGTGGGAGCAGCACGGCAAGGAGCAGCAGAACTACGCCCCGGCCAAGCCCTACACCCTGGCCGATTTGCAGCGGGTGCTGGGCCAGGTAAGCAAGGACACGGCCTTCGCCGGGCAGTTTTTCCGCCAGCACATCCTGGGCCACGAGCTGCCGAAGTTTGACGAGCTGCTGGCCCCGGCCGGCCTGCTAGTGCGCCGCGCCCGCGCCGGGCAGGTGGCATTGGGCAGCCGCCTGAGCTTCAACTCCGCCGACAGCACCGCCTCCATCGGCACGCCGTTTCTGGGCAGCCCCCTCTACCAGGCCGGACTCGACCGGGAAGACGTGCTGCGCACAATCGACGGGCAGCGCCTGAGCAGCCCCAAAGCCGTGCAGGAGCTGCTGGCGGCCCGCAAGCCCGGCGACGTGGTGGCCGTGGAATACCGCACCCGGGGCGGCCTGCGCACCGCTCAGCTCACCCTGACCGAGGACCCGACCTTGGAAGTAGTACCCTACGAAACGGTGCAGCGGCCCGTAACCAAAGCCATGAAGAAGTTCCGGGCCGACTGGCTGAACGGCAAAGCCAGGTAG
- a CDS encoding phosphatase PAP2 family protein has protein sequence MTNYFRRLLAGFMLFTAEFALTLLIGVLGVAGFLALGRQVLNQDAAVFDARAFHWTRHLLGDNQSGWVEEITFLASRNFITALALLLIGYFLFVRRHRWYTLLVPVVALGSISLNLLLKNTYQRPRPLLPLVSASGLSFPSGHAMISASFYGLLIYLVLTHVRRHPVLRRVLVALLAALILLIGLTRVYLRVHYASDVLAGFAAGLVWLLIAIPLLQQIEKTVKNRFKYAPQLAEKQPE, from the coding sequence ATGACCAACTACTTCCGCCGGCTGCTCGCGGGCTTTATGCTGTTCACGGCCGAGTTTGCCCTGACCCTGCTGATCGGGGTGCTGGGCGTGGCCGGGTTTCTGGCGCTGGGCCGCCAGGTGCTGAATCAGGATGCCGCCGTTTTCGACGCCCGGGCGTTTCACTGGACCCGGCACCTGCTCGGCGACAACCAGAGCGGGTGGGTAGAGGAAATAACGTTTCTGGCCTCGCGCAACTTCATTACGGCCCTGGCGCTGCTGCTGATCGGCTACTTTCTGTTCGTGCGGCGGCACCGCTGGTACACCCTGCTGGTGCCGGTCGTGGCCCTGGGCAGCATCTCGTTGAACCTGCTGCTGAAAAACACCTACCAGCGGCCCCGGCCCCTGCTGCCGCTGGTGTCGGCCTCGGGGCTGAGCTTTCCCAGCGGCCACGCCATGATCAGCGCCTCGTTCTACGGCCTGCTGATTTACCTGGTGCTAACGCACGTGCGCCGACACCCGGTGCTGCGCCGGGTGCTGGTGGCCCTGTTAGCCGCGCTGATTCTGCTCATTGGCCTGACGCGCGTGTATCTGCGGGTGCACTACGCCTCCGACGTGCTGGCGGGCTTCGCCGCCGGCCTGGTTTGGCTGCTGATTGCCATTCCGCTGCTCCAGCAAATCGAGAAAACAGTAAAAAATCGATTTAAATACGCACCGCAATTAGCTGAAAAACAGCCTGAATAG